A window of Maioricimonas rarisocia genomic DNA:
GGTGTCGATCAGATTTCAAAGAACTCCTCTTCTCTCGATTCCCCTGTTCGCAATCCGACACTTGAATCGCGAAAGAGGTGCCCCCGGCGTAACATCCGTTGGCTCCCGGCCGCTTAGCCAGGCATGCACTGCAGCCACTGCGACTCGCCGGCTCTGATTCACAATGCGGGAGTGCAGAATTCAATCTCTCGTACGGAAACAACCGTCGGGCCGCAGTTCATCGTTCGCCGGCGCTGCCGTAGCCCGAGCTCTCACGTCGTTCGAGCGCGCCCTGCCTGTGTAATCGCAATCTCGGTGCTTTGAATCTGACATGTCGGCTACGAAATTCCTGTTTGCGGCAGGACTCCGCAATCTCCCCGCATGACGCACACCTGACGCCCGGCCAGTTCGGACCGACCTCGCCGCGGGCCTTCACTTTCGGTGCAGTACCGGAGGGAATCAGCGATGGACAAAAACTCAACGAACGCGTCGCACATCGTGATCTCTGTTCGGGGAATTCGTGACTTTGGGCTCTGGCAGGAGCGACTCGGGACTCTCCTCAGGGAGCGGGATCCGAACCTCGAGTATGTCGCGTACGACACTGGATGGTTCGACGTCATCTCGTTCTGCGTTCCGTATGCACGCAATCTGGTCGTCAAACGATTCCGCGAGTGGCTGGTCGATAACACCGAGCCCGACCAGGAGATCGATCTTGTCGCGCACAGCTTCGGAACACTCATCGCGACAAACGCCGTCAAAACGCTTCCCACCGAATCCACACTGCGGGTCCGGGTCCTGATCCTCTCCGGAAGCGTCTTGCCAACCAGCTTTCGCTGGGGCTCACTGTTGAAGAACCGGATCGGCCGCGTGATCAATGAGTGCGGCATTCGTGACCGGCCGCTCGTTGCAAGCCAGTTCTTTGTGTTCGGCACGGGGATGGCGGGCAAGGTGGGGTTTCCGGGAGGAAGTACCGAGCGATTTCGGAACCGCTATCACGACTTTGGCCACGGCGGCTACTTTCAGGGAGAGTTCATGCAGAACCACTGGGTCGATCTCCTGGCGGACGAGAACGCGACCGTCCCCGAGATTGACCAACGTCCCAAGCATCCAGGCTGGTCACAGCGACTCTGGTACACGATCCTGAACTTTGCCTCTCCTGCCAAACTGGCCGCCTATACGTCGGTCCCACTGTTGATCATTGCGCTGTTCACCTCGCTTTACCTGCAGAAGAAGAACTCTGAATTGAGTGAGAAACTGATCCAGCAGCAACTGTCGACGTCTCGGCAGGCTGTCCGCTTCTCACAACTGGCTGAAGCGACGCGGCTCTCATTTCGCCGACGGGATTCCGGTTCCGTCCTCAGCGCACTGCTGAGCACACTCGCCAACGAGAAGTTCGATTCCTCGATCCAGCATGCCCTGGTGGTGCAGAACAAGCTGCGTCTGGTAGATCCACATCGCCAGGGCCCGCAGAAGTTCAGGGCGGCTCTGGCCACTCTGGGGAACAGTCTCGATGAGCTCGCGTCGGAACTCGACAACGACGCAATCTACTGGCACGTCAAGGGGCTGATGCACTGCCAGTTCATTTACGAAGATGGAAATCGGGATGAGCAGATGGAGCTGTTTCAGACTGCTTTCGCGAATGCCGCCACGCGCTATGAACGCCTCAGCAACAAAACCTCCAACTCGTTGCCATACCTGCTGGCCATGCTCGACTACGGTTCGTGCCTGTGGTCGATCGATGAACGTGGCCAGGCAGCGACCGTGCTCACGCGGGCGCTGCGGCGGGCCGGCGAGACCTCCGAATCCACCGCGCCGGTGCCCGTCTGGGTCCTCAGCGAGCTGCACGCGGCACTGGCCGAGGTGCGACGGCATTGCGACCACGAAGAAGCCGTCGATCACATTCAGCAGGCCATCCGACTCATCGAGTCTGACGAAGAACTGACCGGGCTTCTGGCGATCTATCGGCTGCGACTCGCCTGGTTCAAGATGGATCGCTGGGATGACTCCGCCGCACTTCCTCAATTCAATGCTGCGGCTACGCTTCTGAGCGGAATCGCCCGCGACGACTTGAGCTTTCTGAACGAATGGCTCCATGCACGTCACGGCCGGATCCTCGCCGACTACTACGCAACACGCGATGCCGATCAGGCAGTGAATGCGTTCGACGATCTGATCGCGACGATGCAGCACGTCCACGATGCCGCCTTCAGTACGCACCATCCCGAGCTGCGTCTGCTGTCGGACCGGCGACTGGAAGAATTGCGTGGACGCATCTTCAATGCGTACGAACGAAGGGCGGATGTCCAACTGGACATCGGCGACCGCGAGGCGACACGTCTGGCGGCCGACAGCTACCTCCGTGCCGCACAGTATGCGGCCAATGTCGGCGGCGACGCTGAAAAACTGAATCGCTGGTCGAAGCGCCAGGCCCGGATGCTGTACCGCGCGGCGGCGGCCCACGCGGCCGTGGAAGACCTCGACCAGGCACGTGAGGCACTTGCGCAGGCAGATAACGTTGCCTGCGATCTCTGGAGTCCGACGGAACGAAACCGGTTCGGCCTGAACCGGGAGCTGAGTACGCGACTGCTGCAGTTGATGGAAGCCGACCACCGCACATCGGTGGCCGACAAGGCGGTCGCCTGGACACTCGACGCCATCGCCGGCTACTCCGACCAACGCCCCCGTCGGGACGACGTCGAGTTCACGCTGTTCTGCGGCACGAAGTTCGTCCAGTACGCATCGCCCGAACGGCGGGCCGACCTGCTGAACTCGCTGGACCAGACGCTCCTCGCCGATCTCAATCTCACGTGGTCCAAGCCTCAGGCGACAGCGCGTCCAACACCCGAGTTTCAGCAGCAGACGACCGAACCGATTCACTCCAAGTGGCGTTACCGATCAGTGCCTCGCACGACCAGAGTCGGGAATTAGTTCGACGTCGCAGGTGCGTCCGCCACATGTCAGACGTGGTCCCGACATCGAATCAGGTCTTTCCAACGTCCCCAGACTCCGAGGATGGTGCGAAGTGACCGGTCACCAGTCGCGGTAGCCCAGGCATCGCCTCACGACCACACGGGCAGAACCGCATTCAATCTGACCGACGGCAGGCAGAAATTGCCCTACTGAGTCACGAACCTGGGTCCCCAATCGCCCATAATCGGGTCTGGCCAACCCAGACAGGCCGCGTCCCGGACCGCAGTGCTTCCAGAGTGGCTCTATCCCCGCTCGCCACCCTCCGGGTATAGTGCAGCGTGACCGGCGACCCGTGCAATGTCGCCGGGGACAGCCTCCGGCCCCGAAAGGCAAGTCGATGACGACCGAAGAGCTCAAGGCGGACTGCTACTCGGCGGGCGAACGGGACTGGATGCTCGCCACCCAGCGCTGGCGGGAGCAGGCGCTCGCACCACTGCTGCGGTCGCTCGTCCGCGTGCAGGTCACCCCCAACGGCCTCACGCTCCTGTCGCTGCTGGCCGGGCTCGCCTTCTGTCCGCTCTGGCTGGTCAATAGACCCGCCGCGATGGTCGCTCTGCTCGTGCATGTGCTGCTCGACGGCCTGGATGGACCGCTGGCCCGCTTCACGAAGGTTGCCTCC
This region includes:
- a CDS encoding ATP-binding protein, yielding MDKNSTNASHIVISVRGIRDFGLWQERLGTLLRERDPNLEYVAYDTGWFDVISFCVPYARNLVVKRFREWLVDNTEPDQEIDLVAHSFGTLIATNAVKTLPTESTLRVRVLILSGSVLPTSFRWGSLLKNRIGRVINECGIRDRPLVASQFFVFGTGMAGKVGFPGGSTERFRNRYHDFGHGGYFQGEFMQNHWVDLLADENATVPEIDQRPKHPGWSQRLWYTILNFASPAKLAAYTSVPLLIIALFTSLYLQKKNSELSEKLIQQQLSTSRQAVRFSQLAEATRLSFRRRDSGSVLSALLSTLANEKFDSSIQHALVVQNKLRLVDPHRQGPQKFRAALATLGNSLDELASELDNDAIYWHVKGLMHCQFIYEDGNRDEQMELFQTAFANAATRYERLSNKTSNSLPYLLAMLDYGSCLWSIDERGQAATVLTRALRRAGETSESTAPVPVWVLSELHAALAEVRRHCDHEEAVDHIQQAIRLIESDEELTGLLAIYRLRLAWFKMDRWDDSAALPQFNAAATLLSGIARDDLSFLNEWLHARHGRILADYYATRDADQAVNAFDDLIATMQHVHDAAFSTHHPELRLLSDRRLEELRGRIFNAYERRADVQLDIGDREATRLAADSYLRAAQYAANVGGDAEKLNRWSKRQARMLYRAAAAHAAVEDLDQAREALAQADNVACDLWSPTERNRFGLNRELSTRLLQLMEADHRTSVADKAVAWTLDAIAGYSDQRPRRDDVEFTLFCGTKFVQYASPERRADLLNSLDQTLLADLNLTWSKPQATARPTPEFQQQTTEPIHSKWRYRSVPRTTRVGN